Proteins encoded in a region of the Labeo rohita strain BAU-BD-2019 chromosome 22, IGBB_LRoh.1.0, whole genome shotgun sequence genome:
- the rbm15b gene encoding putative RNA-binding protein 15B — MKRQAERDASPSRTLAKRVRERDREREPNPPLALLLAESRNYHKRSRSREREKPRVREERESLHHRPHHELGLLGRAPLRTTSVLPKGKTPSADTVGARLEYKTLLISNLGSQLSDEHVEDGLFHEFKKFGDVSVKLSHTPELGRIAYVNFRHTENAREARHAKTRLVLYDRPLKVEPMYMRRRSVTPPDVSYVSLHSAAYTYRQRSLSPGAGSSALRDIRPRHYVEGMGLSRERVLDYYSALEERSRAYAYQVPEEDLKPEDDQRATRNLFIGNLDHNISEVELRQGFDKYGIIEEVVIKRPARGQGGAYAFLKFQNLDMAHRAKVAMQGRMINGNPIKIGYGKANPTTRLWVGGLGPNTSLAALAREFDRFGSIRTIDYVKGDNFAYIHYESLDAAQAACAQMRGFPLGGPNRRLRVDFAKAEETRAYPQQYQPPLLPPPHYDVLADGYGRHHSLERELRARARSPSHPLFTERDRERLSDRDWSPPKGLERRANPEAFGRVRQRSRSRSRSRERWLKDRELDRGKNWEERRKRRSLSPTERPAEERGRSKLRGGAPSTPEDSPDRGRGRLPDSTSEPLDHTPDISRHSSDERPAQEEPSHPRKDERDRNHRKSESDPDSQTDKSKTDSKKPTTLSEYAQTLSRVWHGSLVLKNSSFPTNMHMLEGGVNFLNALMRDNQAGGSKITQLKIAQRLRLDQPKLDEVTRRIKLGSPDGYAVLLAVQGPMDRDAPPPEPGLQQRLLRNLVTYLRNKQAAGVIGLPLGGPKEREMGGMLYAFPPCDFSQQYLQTALKTLGKLEEEHLVIVVVRDSP; from the coding sequence ATGAAGCGGCAGGCCGAGCGCGACGCGAGTCCGTCCAGAACGCTCGCCAAACGCGTCCGCGAACGGGACCGAGAGCGCGAACCGAACCCGCCGCTTGCTCTGCTGCTTGCCGAGAGCCGAAACTATCACAAACGAAGCCGCAGCCGAGAGCGGGAAAAACCGCGCGTCCGtgaggagagagagagtctGCATCACCGCCCGCATCATGAACTGGGTCTGCTGGGTCGAGCCCCTCTCCGAACTACATCAGTCCTGCCTAAAGGTAAGACCCCATCTGCAGACACGGTGGGTGCACGACTAGAATACAAGACACTACTTATCAGCAACCTTGGATCGCAGCTTTCTGATGAACATGTAGAGGACGGACTGTTTCatgagtttaaaaagtttggggatGTGAGCGTCAAGCTGTCTCATACGCCAGAACTTGGACGTATTGCCTACGTAAACTTCAGACACACGGAAAACGCGCGGGAAGCGCGTCATGCCAAAACCAGGTTGGTGCTATATGACCGTCCACTTAAAGTTGAACCCATGTATATGCGGCGTCGCAGTGTCACGCCTCCAGATGTGAGTTATGTGTCTCTGCATAGTGCTGCTTACACTTACAGACAGCGGTCACTTTCACCGGGTGCTGGAAGTAGCGCCCTTCGAGATATAAGACCTAGGCATTATGTTGAAGGCATGGGACTCAGCAGGGAACGTGTTTTGGACTATTACAGCGCTTTGGAGGAGAGAAGCCGTGCGTATGCGTATCAGGTTCCTGAGGAAGACTTAAAACCAGAGGACGATCAGAGAGCCACGAGGAATTTGTTCATCGGCAACTTGGATCATAATATTTCTGAGGTGGAACTACGACAAGGATTTGACAAATATGGAATTATTGAGGAAGTCGTTATCAAGCGGCCTGCTCGTGGACAAGGGGGTGCTTATGCTTTTCTTAAATTTCAAAACTTGGATATGGCTCACCGAGCCAAAGTGGCCATGCAAGGACGTATGATTAACGGCAACCCGATTAAGATCGGATACGGGAAGGCGAATCCAACGACTCGACTCTGGGTGGGCGGGCTTGGCCCGAATACCTCACTGGCTGCTTTAGCCCGCGAGTTTGATCGCTTTGGGAGTATTCGCACCATAGACTATGTGAAGGGAGATAATTTTGCTTACATTCATTACGAGAGCCTGGACGCAGCTCAGGCTGCTTGCGCGCAAATGCGCGGCTTCCCTCTGGGTGGTCCGAATCGCCGTCTTCGTGTGGATTTTGCTAAAGCTGAGGAGACGAGGGCGTACCCTCAACAATACCAGCCGCCTTTGCTCCCACCTCCACATTACGATGTTCTAGCTGACGGATATGGACGCCATCACAGCCTGGAGCGAGAACTGAGAGCGAGAGCTCGCTCACCCTCACACCCCTTGTTCACAGAGCGAGACCGAGAGCGACTTTCGGACCGGGACTGGAGTCCACCGAAAGGCCTAGAGCGGCGAGCAAACCCAGAGGCGTTTGGCCGGGTCAGGCAGCGGAGCCGTAGTCGTAGCCGAAGCAGAGAGCGTTGGCTAAAAGACAGAGAACTAGACCGCGGGAAAAACTGGGAGGAACGGCGCAAGCGGAGAAGCCTCAGTCCCACTGAGCGTCCTGCTGAGGAACGTGGAAGGTCAAAACTCAGAGGCGGGGCGCCGTCTACTCCTGAAGACAGCCCGGATAGGGGGCGCGGGCGTCTCCCGGACTCCACTTCAGAACCTCTCGATCACACGCCCGACATCAGCAGACACTCCAGCGATGAACGTCCTGCGCAGGAAGAACCTTCGCACCCGAGAAAGGACGAGCGCGATCGCAATCACCGCAAAAGCGAGAGCGATCCTGACTCGCAGACGGACAAGTCCAAAACAGACTCTAAAAAGCCTACCACGCTTTCTGAATACGCCCAGACGTTGAGTCGTGTGTGGCACGGTTCTCTCGTTCTTAAAAACAGCAGCTTCCCCACGAACATGCACATGCTCGAAGGAGGCGTGAATTTTCTCAACGCCCTCATGAGAGACAACCAAGCAGGGGGTTCAAAGATCACGCAGCTTAAAATTGCTCAGAGGCTGAGGTTGGATCAGCCTAAATTGGACGAAGTGACTCGACGCATCAAGCTAGGCAGCCCGGACGGCTATGCCGTCCTCCTTGCCGTCCAGGGACCCATGGACCGCGACGCCCCTCCTCCAGAACCGGGTCTTCAACAGCGTCTTCTCCGCAATCTGGTGACGTACCTCAGGAACAAGCAGGCAGCAGGAGTCATCGGCTTGCCCCTCGGTGGCCCCAAAGAACGAGAGATGGGGGGAATGTTGTACGCCTTTCCTCCGTGTGACTTCTCACAGCAGTATCTCCAAACTGCTCTGAAAACTCTTGGGAAACTTGAGGAGGAGCACCTGGTCATCGTAGTCGTTAGAGACTCACCTTAA
- the manf gene encoding mesencephalic astrocyte-derived neurotrophic factor, which yields MIYLSGLSVALALALVPSYTEALKDGECEVCVGFLERFYQTLQDNKVQFSSDSIEKALLKSCKEAKGKENRFCYYIGATSDAATKIINEVSKPMSYHVPVEKICEKLKKKDSQICELKYDKQVDLSSVDLKKLKVKDLKKILEEWGESCKGCVEKSDFIRKINELMPKYAPNAAKARTDL from the exons ATGATATATTTAAGTGGGCTTTCTGTGGCACTGGCCCTGGCGCTGGTGCCGAGCTACACTGAAGCTTTGAAGGATGGAGAGTGTGAAG TCTGTGTGGGTTTCCTTGAACGGTTTTACCAGACGCTACAAGACAACAAAGTCCAGTTCAGCAGTGACTCCATCGAAAAAGCTCTTCTAAAATCTTGCAAAGAGGCCAAAGGAAAAGAAAATCGATTT TGTTATTATATAGGCGCAACAAGTGATGCAGCAACAAAGATAATTAATGAAGTTTCCAAACCAATGAGTTACCATGTGCCAGTGGAAAAGATTTGTGAAAAGCTCAAAAAGAAGGACAGTCAAATCTGTGAACTGAAATATG ATAAACAAGTTGACTTGAGCTCCGTCGACCTCaagaaattgaaagtgaaagatCTCAAAAAAATTCTGGAGGAATGGGGCGAATCCTGCAAAGGATGTGTGGAGAAATCTGACTTCATCCGCAAGATCAATGAGCTAATGCCCAAGTATGCGCCCAACGCAGCCAAGGCACGGACAGATCTGTAA